In a genomic window of Variovorax paradoxus:
- a CDS encoding alpha/beta hydrolase, with translation MTASFLDFPVFDIERDGVRVHGRIGGSGAPLLLLHGHPQTHAIWHRVAPALAERFTVVAIDLRGYGDSGRPAADAAHENHSKRAMALDALAAMRHHGFERFGVLAHDRGARVAHRLAADHPAAVERMLLLDIAPTLAMYEHTSEAFARAYWHWFFLIQPPPLPEALIASDPVRYVRSVMGGRHAGLAPFAPEVLAEYERCAAIPGSAESICEDYRASAGIDLDHDRADIAAGARLAMPLRVLWGAHGVVGRAFDVLALWRERADRVEGHALPCGHYVPEEAPGELLAEALDFFAPLIPSEGPRP, from the coding sequence GTGACCGCCTCCTTCCTCGACTTCCCCGTCTTCGACATCGAACGCGATGGCGTGCGCGTGCATGGCCGCATCGGCGGCAGTGGGGCACCCCTGCTGTTGCTGCACGGACACCCGCAGACGCACGCGATCTGGCACCGTGTCGCGCCCGCGCTGGCCGAGCGCTTCACCGTGGTGGCGATCGATTTGCGCGGCTACGGCGATTCGGGCCGGCCCGCCGCCGATGCCGCGCACGAGAACCACAGCAAGCGCGCGATGGCGCTCGATGCGCTCGCGGCGATGCGCCACCACGGCTTCGAGCGCTTCGGCGTGCTCGCGCACGACCGCGGCGCGCGCGTGGCGCACCGGCTCGCGGCCGACCATCCGGCGGCGGTCGAGCGCATGCTGCTGCTCGACATCGCCCCCACGCTCGCGATGTACGAGCACACCTCGGAAGCCTTCGCGCGCGCCTACTGGCACTGGTTCTTCCTGATCCAGCCGCCGCCGCTGCCCGAGGCGCTGATCGCCTCCGACCCGGTGCGCTACGTGCGCAGCGTGATGGGCGGGCGCCATGCGGGGCTCGCGCCGTTCGCGCCCGAGGTGCTTGCGGAGTACGAGCGCTGCGCGGCCATCCCGGGCAGCGCCGAATCCATCTGCGAGGACTACCGCGCCTCGGCCGGCATCGACCTCGATCACGACCGCGCCGACATCGCCGCGGGCGCGCGGCTCGCGATGCCGCTGCGCGTGCTGTGGGGCGCGCACGGCGTGGTCGGCCGCGCCTTCGACGTGCTGGCGCTGTGGCGCGAGCGCGCCGACCGGGTCGAGGGGCATGCGCTGCCCTGCGGCCACTACGTTCCCGAGGAGGCGCCGGGCGAACTGCTCGCCGAGGCACTCGACTTCTTTGCACCGCTCATCCCATCGGAAGGACCCAGACCATGA
- a CDS encoding tartrate dehydrogenase, with translation MTTHRIAVIAGDGIGKETTPEGVRVLDAAARKFGIDLKFDHFDFSSWDYCEKHGKMLPDDWKDQIGGHDAIFFGAVGWPEKIADHISLWGSLLLFRREFDQYINLRPARLMPGIVAPVVRRDGSPRQPGEIDMYIVRENTEGEYSSIGGRMYEGTPREIVVQETVMSRVGVDRVLKFAFELAQSRPKKHLTSATKSNGISITMPYWDERVAEMAKAYPGVTLDKFHIDILTAHFVQRPDFFDVVVASNLFGDILSDLGPACTGTIGIAPSANLNPERTTPSLFEPVHGSAPDIAGKGIANPIGQIWCGAMMLEFLGHKDAHDAILSTIEKVLAPGSGAPRTPDIGGTASTSDLGKAIAEAL, from the coding sequence ATGACCACCCACAGAATCGCAGTCATCGCCGGCGACGGCATCGGCAAGGAAACCACACCGGAGGGCGTGCGCGTGCTCGATGCGGCGGCGCGCAAGTTCGGCATCGACCTGAAGTTCGATCACTTCGACTTCTCGAGCTGGGACTACTGCGAGAAGCACGGCAAGATGCTGCCCGACGACTGGAAGGACCAGATCGGCGGCCATGACGCCATCTTCTTCGGCGCGGTCGGCTGGCCCGAGAAGATCGCCGACCACATCTCGCTGTGGGGCTCGCTGCTGCTGTTCCGCCGCGAGTTCGACCAGTACATCAACCTGCGTCCCGCGCGCCTCATGCCCGGCATCGTCGCGCCGGTGGTGCGCCGCGACGGCTCGCCGCGCCAGCCCGGCGAGATCGACATGTACATCGTGCGCGAGAACACCGAGGGCGAGTACTCGAGCATCGGCGGGCGCATGTACGAAGGCACGCCGCGCGAGATCGTGGTGCAGGAGACCGTGATGTCGCGCGTGGGCGTGGACCGCGTGCTCAAGTTCGCGTTCGAGCTCGCGCAGTCGCGGCCGAAGAAGCACCTGACCAGTGCCACCAAGTCGAACGGCATCTCGATCACCATGCCCTACTGGGACGAGCGCGTGGCCGAGATGGCGAAGGCCTACCCGGGCGTGACGCTCGACAAGTTCCACATCGACATCCTCACCGCGCACTTCGTGCAGCGGCCCGACTTCTTCGACGTGGTGGTGGCGAGCAACCTGTTCGGCGACATCCTGTCCGACCTGGGGCCGGCCTGCACCGGCACCATCGGCATCGCGCCGAGCGCCAATCTCAACCCCGAGCGCACCACGCCCTCGCTGTTCGAACCGGTGCACGGCTCGGCACCCGACATCGCAGGCAAGGGCATCGCCAACCCGATCGGCCAGATCTGGTGCGGCGCGATGATGCTCGAGTTCCTGGGTCACAAGGACGCGCACGACGCGATCCTGTCGACCATCGAGAAGGTACTCGCGCCCGGAAGCGGTGCGCCGCGCACACCCGATATCGGCGGCACGGCGAGCACGAGCGACCTCGGAAAAGCGATCGCCGAAGCCTTGTGA
- a CDS encoding HU family DNA-binding protein has translation MNKTELIEHIAKNADISKAAATRALESTIGAIRTTLKKGGSVSLVGFGTFAVGKRAARTGRNPRTGDAIKIKAAKIPKFRPGKALKDALN, from the coding sequence GTGAACAAGACCGAACTGATTGAGCACATCGCAAAGAACGCCGATATTTCCAAGGCAGCCGCCACGCGCGCGCTCGAATCCACCATCGGCGCCATTCGTACCACGCTCAAGAAAGGCGGCTCCGTGTCGCTCGTCGGTTTCGGCACTTTTGCAGTCGGTAAACGTGCGGCGCGTACGGGTCGCAATCCGCGCACCGGCGACGCGATTAAAATCAAGGCCGCCAAGATTCCGAAGTTCCGTCCCGGCAAGGCCCTCAAGGACGCGTTGAACTAA
- a CDS encoding LysR family transcriptional regulator: MNSLALERGDLQLALAIREHGSLAGAAGALDVVPSVVTKRLGALEARLGQRLFDRTTRRLSVTAEGEAVCRHAKQLLEGFAALEGELGERQNELTGAVRLAATFGFGRRWLGPALAEFQAAHPALRIELQLTERLPDLGAEGYDGALWLWAVQQRHASDWVSRRIARNQRVLAAAPSYLARRGTPASVEALATHDCLVARENGEIHRQEYALWSLRHGRDGSTARVRVQGPLSSNSGEMVRDWCLAGHGIMLRSLWDIAPQLASGALVRVLPQYAMPDADIHWIAPWRPKTPRRVRLLVDHLAERFRGEPWKPAR, translated from the coding sequence ATGAATTCATTGGCACTGGAGCGCGGCGACCTGCAACTGGCGCTCGCCATCCGCGAACACGGCAGCCTCGCGGGCGCGGCCGGCGCGCTCGACGTCGTGCCCTCGGTGGTCACCAAGCGGCTCGGCGCGCTCGAGGCGCGGCTGGGCCAGCGGCTGTTCGACCGCACCACGCGGCGGCTCAGTGTCACGGCCGAGGGCGAGGCCGTGTGCCGGCATGCGAAGCAGCTGCTCGAAGGCTTTGCGGCGCTCGAGGGCGAGCTCGGCGAGCGCCAGAACGAGCTCACGGGCGCGGTGCGGCTGGCCGCCACCTTCGGCTTCGGCCGGCGCTGGCTCGGTCCTGCGCTGGCGGAATTCCAGGCCGCCCACCCGGCCCTGCGCATCGAGCTGCAGCTGACCGAGCGCCTGCCCGACCTGGGCGCCGAAGGCTACGACGGCGCGCTGTGGTTGTGGGCGGTGCAGCAGCGCCATGCCTCGGACTGGGTCTCGCGCCGCATTGCGCGCAACCAGCGCGTGCTCGCGGCCGCGCCCTCCTACCTCGCGCGCCGCGGCACGCCGGCCAGCGTCGAGGCCCTGGCCACGCACGACTGCCTGGTCGCGCGCGAGAACGGCGAGATCCATCGGCAGGAATATGCGCTGTGGTCGCTGCGGCACGGCCGCGACGGCAGCACGGCGCGCGTGCGGGTGCAGGGCCCGTTGTCGAGCAACTCGGGCGAGATGGTGCGCGACTGGTGCCTGGCGGGCCACGGGATCATGCTGCGCAGCCTCTGGGACATCGCGCCGCAGCTGGCCTCGGGCGCGCTGGTGCGGGTGCTGCCGCAGTACGCGATGCCCGATGCCGACATCCACTGGATCGCGCCCTGGCGGCCGAAGACGCCGCGGCGGGTGCGGCTCCTGGTCGACCACCTGGCCGAACGCTTTCGCGGCGAGCCCTGGAAGCCCGCGCGCTAG
- a CDS encoding EamA family transporter gives MSSASAREAGWLRAMPAVFVLIWSTGFIVARYGMPHAPPFKFLAVRFVLSFLCFGLWVALARVAWPSTRAQWGHLAVTGILMQAGYLGGVWAAVRAGMGSGLVALLVGIQPVLTAIWMSFNGGRVSPRQWLGLALGFAGLVLVVSRKFGDGAEVSAATMSLALMALVSITAGTLYQKRFVAPCDVRSASAVQMAAAVVATLPFALLEPEAIAWNAHSIGAMAWSVLALSLGGSSLLYILIQRGTATAVTSLLYLVPPCTALMAWLLFREQITLTTLLGTALTAVGVSLVVRAAR, from the coding sequence ATGAGTTCCGCCTCGGCCCGCGAGGCGGGCTGGTTGCGGGCGATGCCCGCGGTCTTCGTGCTGATCTGGAGCACCGGCTTCATCGTCGCGCGCTACGGCATGCCGCATGCGCCGCCGTTCAAGTTCCTGGCCGTGCGCTTCGTGCTCTCGTTCCTCTGCTTCGGCCTGTGGGTCGCGCTTGCGCGCGTGGCCTGGCCTTCGACCCGGGCGCAGTGGGGACACCTCGCGGTCACCGGCATCCTGATGCAGGCCGGCTACCTCGGCGGCGTCTGGGCCGCGGTGCGCGCGGGCATGGGCTCGGGGCTGGTCGCGCTGCTGGTCGGCATCCAGCCGGTGCTGACCGCGATCTGGATGTCCTTCAACGGCGGGCGCGTGTCGCCGCGGCAGTGGCTGGGCCTGGCGCTGGGCTTCGCCGGGCTGGTGCTGGTGGTGTCGCGCAAATTCGGCGATGGCGCGGAAGTCAGCGCGGCGACCATGAGCCTGGCGCTCATGGCGCTGGTGTCGATCACCGCGGGCACCCTTTATCAGAAGCGCTTCGTCGCGCCCTGCGATGTGCGCAGTGCGAGCGCGGTGCAGATGGCGGCTGCCGTGGTCGCGACCCTGCCGTTCGCGCTGCTCGAGCCCGAGGCCATCGCATGGAACGCGCATTCGATCGGCGCGATGGCCTGGTCGGTGCTCGCGCTCTCGCTGGGCGGCAGCTCGCTGCTCTACATACTGATCCAGCGCGGCACCGCGACCGCGGTCACGAGCCTGCTCTACCTGGTGCCGCCTTGCACGGCGCTCATGGCCTGGCTGCTGTTCCGCGAGCAGATCACGCTGACCACGCTGCTGGGCACGGCGCTCACGGCGGTGGGCGTGAGCCTGGTGGTGCGCGCGGCTCGCTGA